The following are from one region of the Centroberyx gerrardi isolate f3 chromosome 16, fCenGer3.hap1.cur.20231027, whole genome shotgun sequence genome:
- the and4 gene encoding actinodin4, whose amino-acid sequence MISTLWLAGAVCCLTLVPGLLEAKSLLNTIKQEGAVGIGSAKANDFLTHSRPKRNVEPRWYRGSPDFQSYYRYYSSIGHTEGLYEIDKLRMLYQQMRYLENAYGPNASHFQNKLGVPLIMCDPATDKKCKLPPPPPPMKGAPKPTEPPATPPPAPPAPPAISQADVLYLCNAKDPLCKPHIVYLPAGAVPVLCDPRYHPHCTPQKAPAPVALPQLPPPPPPPPPPMKAAPPPPPPPPPPVLVKKSPLPVPIRTFKGMEYDCDPYWDPDCLIDHPPRPIKGKVALPPPPPPPPMVEEEEEEKEPVEELAPPAPVVKKVALYPYPYYYPMPYDPRDDLYDPSRFQYPQPAADEPAEDSE is encoded by the exons ATGATTTCTACCTTATGGTTGGCGGGGGCAGTATGCTGTCTGACGCTGGTCCCAG GTCTGCTGGAGGCCAAGTCGCTGCTGAATACCATCAAGCAGGAAG GTGCTGTTGGTATCGGCTCAGCGAAAGCAAATGACTTCCTGACTCACTCCAGACCGAAGCGCAATGTGGAGCCCAGGTGGTACAGAGGGAGCCCAGACTTCCAGTCTTACTACCGCTACTACAGCAGCATCGGACACActgagggg cTGTATGAGATAGACAAGCTGCGGATGCTGTACCAGCAGATGCGGTACCTGGAGAACGCCTATGGGCCCAACGCCTCGCACTTCCAGAACAAGCTGGGAGTGCCTCTCATCATGTGCGACCCAGCCACAGACAAGAAGTGCAagctcccccctcctccccctccgatGAAAGGGGCCCCGAAGCCCACCGAGCCCCCAGCGaccccccctcctgctcctcccgcTCCCCCGGCCATCTCCCAGGCCGATGTGCTCTACCTGTGCAACGCCAAGGACCCGCTCTGCAAGCCGCACATCGTCTACCTCCCCGCCGGCGCCGTGCCCGTGCTGTGCGACCCCCGCTACCACCCCCACTGCACGCCCCAGAAGGCCCCCGCCCCGGTGGCTCTGCCccagctccctcctcctcctcctcctcctcctccaccgatGAAGGccgccccgcctcctcctcctcctccgcctccaccgGTCCTCGTTAAAAAGTCCCCCCTCCCGGTCCCCATCCGCACCTTCAAGGGCATGGAGTACGACTGCGACCCCTACTGGGACCCCGACTGCCTGATCGACCACCCGCCCAGGCCCATCAAGGGGAAGGTGGCtctccccccgcccccgcccccccctcccatggtggaggaggaggaagaggagaaggagccCGTGGAGGAGCTGGCGCCCCCCGCACCCGTCGTGAAGAAAGTGGCCCTGTACCCCTACCCCTACTACTACCCCATGCCCTACGACCCCAGGGATGACTTGTACGACCCGTCCCGCTTCCAGTACCCCCAGCCCGCTGCTGACGAGCCTGCAGAGGACAGTGAGTAG
- the mcm7 gene encoding DNA replication licensing factor MCM7 encodes MAPKDYAAEKDKCKRFLQEFYTEDDNGKKVFKYGAQLVALAHREQVALHVDLDDVAEEDPELVESICENAKRYTGLFADATHELLPEYRERDVVAKDSLDVYIEHRLMMEQRGRDPADTRDPRNQYPPELMRRFELYFKSPSTSKPKVVRDVRADSIGHLVAVRGIVTRATEVKPMMAVATYTCDQCGAETYQPIQSPSFMPLIMCPSQECVTNKSGGRLYLQTRGSKFVKFQELRIQEHSDQVPIGNIPRSMSIYARGENTRLAQPGDHVAITGVFLPLLRTGFKQAVQGLLSETYMEAHSITLMNKTEDDELGAEVLSEEELRSITDEGFYEKLAGSIAPEIFGHEDVKKALLLLLVGGVQQAPKGMKIRGNINICLMGDPGVAKSQLLSYIDRLAPRSQYTTGRGSSGVGLTAAVMRDPVTGEMTLEGGALVLADQGVCCIDEFDKMADADRTAIHEVMEQQTISIAKAGIMTSLNARCSILAAANPAYGRYNPRKSIEQNIQLPAALLSRFDLLWLIQDKPDADADLRLAQHITYVHQHCRQPPTHFTPIDMKLMRRYISLCKKRQPVVPESLADYITAAYVEMRKEARVSKDTTFTSARTLLSILRLSTALARLRMVDNVEKEDVNEAMRLMEMSKDSLQADKSNTTRTQRPADVIFSLLRELATEGVAGRGGAGGVVRMAEAEQRCVTRGFTPAQFQEALEEYEELNVWQVNQARTRITFV; translated from the exons ATGGCTCCTAAGGATTATGCGGCTGAAAAAG atAAATGCAAGAGGTTCCTGCAGGAGTTTTACACAGAGGATGACAATGGGAAGAAAGTGTTCAAATATGGAGCTCAACTC GTGGCGCTGGCCCACAGGGAGCAGGTGGCGCTCCACGTGGACCTGGATGATGTGGCAGAGGAAGACCCGGAGCTGGTTGAGAGCATCTGTGAGAATGCCAAGCGCTACACCGGCCTGTTCGCTGACGCCACCCACGAGCTGCTGCcagagtacagagagagagac GTTGTGGCCAAGGATTCTCTGGATGTGTACATTGAGCACAGGCTGATGATGGAGCAGAGGGGTCGCGACCCCGCAGACACCCGGGACCCTCGTAACCAGTACCCACCTGAACTCATGAGGAGATT TGAGCTCTACTTCAAGTCTCCCAGCACTTCTAAACCCAAAGTGGTGCGTGACGTGCGCGCCGATAGCATCGGGCACCTGGTGGCCGTGAGAGGCATCGTGACCCGCGCCACCGAGGTCAAACCAATGATGGCTGTTGCTACCTACACCTGTGACCAGTGTGGTGCTGAGACATATCAGCCA ATCCAGTCCCCCTCCTTCATGCCCCTCATCATGTGTCCCAGCCAAGAGTGTGTCACCAACAAATCTGGAGGTCGCCTCTACCTGCAGACCAGAGGCTCCAAATTCGTCAAATTCCAGGAGCTGCGTATTCAGGAACAT AGCGACCAGGTGCCCATCGGGAACATTCCCAGGAGTATGAGCATCTACGCCCGCGGAGAAAACACACGTCTTGCCCAGCCGGGCGACCATGTAGCCATCACAGgagtcttcctccctctgctgcgCACAGGCTTCAAACAGGCTGTCCAG GGTCTTCTGTCAGAGACTTACATGGAGGCCCACAGCATCACACTCATGAACAAGACCGAGGACGACGAGCTCGGAGCGGAGGTGCTGAGTGAGGAGGAGCTGCGCAGCATCACAG ATGAGGGATTTTATGAGAAGCTAGCAGGATCTATTGCACCAGAGATCTTTGGACATGAAGATGTGAAGAAGgctctgctcctgctgctggtgGGAGGAGTGCAGCAGGCCCCGAAAGGCATGAAAATCAGAG GCAACATAAACATCTGCCTGATGGGAGACCCAGGAGTGGCCAAGTCTCAGCTGCTGTCCTACATTGACCGCCTGGCTCCTCGAA GCCAGTACACAACGGGTCGCGGCTCGTCCGGCGTAGGTCTGACTGCAGCGGTGATGCGTGACCCCGTGACTGGAGAAATGACCCTGGAAGGTGGGGCCTTGGTGCTGGCCGACCAGGGCGTCTGCTGCATCGATGAGTTTGACAAGATGGCTGACGCCGACCGTACTGCCATCCATGAGGTGATGGAACAGCAGACCATCTCCATCGCCAAG GCGGGCATCATGACCTCCCTCAACGCCCGTTGCTCTATTCTAGCAGCCGCCAACCCCGCCTATGGCCGCTACAACCCACGGAAGAGCATTGAGCAGAACATCCAGCTGCCGGCCGCTCTGCTGTCCCGTTTCGACCTGCTGTGGCTGATCCAGGACAAGCCGGACGCCGACGCTGACCTGCGGCTGGCCCAGCACATCACCTACGTCCACCAGCACTGCCGCCAGCCGCCCACACACTTCACCCCCATCGACATGAAGCTCATGAG GCGCTACATCTCCCTGTGTAAGAAGCGGCAGCCCGTAGTGCCCGAGTCGCTGGCTGATTACATCACCGCCGCCTATGTGGAGATGAGGAAAGAGGCCCGTGTCAGCAAGGACACCACCTTCACCTCCGCTCGtaccctcctctccatcctccgcCTCTCCACTGCACTG GCTCGCCTTCGCATGGTGGACAACGTGGAGAAGGAGGACGTCAACGAGGCCATGAGACTGATGGAGATGTCAAAGGATTCGCTACAAGCTGACAAGTCAAATACCACAAG GACCCAGCGCCCAGCCGACGTGATCTTCTCTCTGCTGCGGGAGCTGGCCACAGAGGGCGTGGCGGGCCGCGGCGGAGCCGGCGGGGTGGTGCGCATGGCAGAGGCGGAGCAGCGGTGCGTCACGCGCGGCTTCACCCCCGCCCAGTTCCAGGAGGCCTTGGAGGAGTACGAGGAGCTGAACGTGTGGCAGGTCAACCAGGCCCGCACCCGCATCACCTTTGTCTGA
- the cops6 gene encoding COP9 signalosome complex subunit 6: protein MATSNGGGMEVDGAGDPSVMASGVTGSVSVALHPLVILNISDHWIRIRSQEGRPMQVIGALIGKQEGRNIEVMNSFELLSHTVDDRAHIDKEYYYTKEEQFKQVFKEMEFLGWYTTGGPPDQSDIHIHKQVCEIIESPLFLKLNPMTKHTDLPVSVYESVIDIINGEATMLFAELTYTLATEEAERIGVDHVARMTATGTGENSTVAEHLIAQHSAIKMLHSRVKIILEYVKAVEAGEVPFNHEILREANALCHRLPVLSTIKFKTDFYDQCNDVGLMAYLGTITKTCNSMNQFINKFNVLYDRQGIGRRMRGLFF from the exons ATGGCGACGAGCAATGGTGGAGGAATGGAAGTGGATGGGGCAGGCGA CCCCAGTGTTATGGCCTCGGGGGTCACCGGGAGCGTTTCTGTGGCCTTGCATCCCCTCGTCATCCTCAACATATCAGACCACTGGATACGCATCCGCTCGCAGGAGGGCCGACCAATGCAGG TGATTGGAGCCCTGATTGGGAAGCAGGAGGGTCGAAACATCGAGGTGATGAACTCCTTTGAGTTGCTGTCCCACACCGTAGACGACCGAGCGCATATTGACAAGGAGTACTACTATACCAAGGAGGAACAAT TTAAACAGGTCTTTAAAGAAATGGAGTTCTTGGGCTGGTACACCACAGGCGGCCCCCCCGACCAATCAGATATCCACATTCACAAGCAG GTGTGTGAGATCATTGAGAGCCCTCTCTTCCTCAAGCTCAACCCAATgaccaaacacacagat CTTCCTGTTAGCGTATATGAATCTGTGATCGACATCATCAATGGCGAG GCTACCATGTTGTTTGCTGAGCTGACGTACACTCTGGccacagaagaggcagagaggattGGCGTTGACCACGTAGCTCGAATGACGGCCACCGGCACAGGAGAAAACTCAACAG tGGCCGAACACCTTATAGCCCAGCACAGCGCGATAAAGATGCTCCACAGCAGGGTGAAGATCATCCTGGAATACGTCAAAGCGGTGGAAGCAG GAGAGGTGCCGTTCAACCACGAGATACTTAGAGAAGCCAACGCGCTCTGCCACAGACTGCCGGTCCTCAGCACCATAAAATTCAAGACCGACTTCTACGAT CAATGTAACGACGTGGGCCTCATGGCCTACTTAGGCACCATCACCAAGACCTGCAACAGCATGAACCAGTTCATCAACAAGTTCAATGTCCTGTACGACAGGCAGGGCATCGGCCGCAGGATGAGAGGACTGTTCTTTTGA
- the LOC139912535 gene encoding F-box/LRR-repeat protein 12, with protein MDEFKTCNLDYFPENILIDVLSYLSVRELVRAGRVCKRWRRLVKDQRLWRLVDLTAWKGVTSRILWVLLRQYLGCGLRCLRLRGLLLSARGGIFLSESWLKALSTKCPRLRKLYLLHADLRGLPSCQLLPPTLQVLELRGCELPPGFFNQSLPSEPAGPQERGETTSNVGAQQQGRNQAGKGLASPSGIAIERLVLNNVPSFTDQHLQSLTSWQRLSRLELRDTFRVTANGLRSSAAKDTGSGVEGLSRLKFLEIGITGRQGYQLQMASLGLGAGWLGLEELSLGGKEVGPGLLCASRLKDLHRLCLWACTLSEMQILRSCRMLRELRLLEFSEVFFQPRQCPPGGEGEGGGEEEREGGEAVGEDGDNDDNKKLDVNDPIPSLRRSLAVLLPRCTLVFTNCSVQINSD; from the exons ATGGATGAATTCAAAACCTGTAATCTAGACTACTTCCCCGAGAACATTTTAATTGATGTTTTATCATATCTTAGTGTACGAGAGCTCGTCAGAGCTGGAAG AGTGTGTAAGAGATGGAGACGTCTTGTTAAAGACCAAAGACTATGGAGACTTGTTGATCTCACTGCATGGAAAGGG GTGACATCCCGCATACTTTGGGTTCTGCTGCGTCAGTACCTGGGTTGCGGGCTAAGATGCCTGCGGCTGCGTGGTTTGCTGCTCTCTGCCCGAGGAGGCATCTTTCTATCAGAGTCTTGGCTCAAAGCTTTGTCCACCAAGTGCCCACGTCTGCGCAAACTCTATCTACTGCACGCAGACTTGAGAGGCCTGCCCAGCTGCCAGCTCCTGCCCCCAACTTTGCAGGTGCTAGAGTTGCGTGGCTGTGAGCTGCCTCCCGGCTTCTTCAACCAGAGCCTCCCTAGTGAACCTGCTGGTCCtcaagagaggggagagaccaCATCAAATGTTGGTGCTCAGCAACAAGGACGGAACCAGGCAGGAAAAGGGCTTGCCTCCCCATCAGGGATTGCTATTGAGAGGTTAGTCCTCAACAATGTGCCCTCTTTCACAGACCAGCACCTGCAGAGTCTCACATCATGGCAGAGGCTCAGTCGACTGGAGCTGCGCGACACCTTTCGTGTGACCGCCAATGGGCTCAGGAGCTCCGCCGCCAAGGACACCGGCTCTGGTGTGGAAGGCCTTTCTAGGCTCAAGTTTCTGGAAATAGGCATCACTGGGCGACAGGGCTACCAGTTGCAGATGGCCTCCTTGGGGCTTGGGGCTGGATGGCTCGGGCTGGAGGAGCTGAGTCTGGGTGGGAAGGAGGTAGGGCCGGGCCTGCTGTGTGCCAGCCGTCTAAAGGACCTTCACCGTCTGTGCCTGTGGGCCTGCACACTCAGCGAGATGCAGATACTGCGGAGCTGCAGGATGCTCCGTGAGCTCCGCCTGCTGGAGTTTTCGGAGGTGTTCTTCCAGCCTCGGCAGTGTCCGCCgggcggggagggggagggcggGGGCGAGGAAGAGCGGGAAGGTGGGGAAGCTGTAGGTGAAGACGGTGACAATGACGACAACAAGAAACTAGATGTGAACGACCCCATTCCAAGTCTGCGTCGCTCGCTGGCTGTCCTGCTGCCGCGCTGCACACTAGTGTTCACCAACTGCTCTGTTCAGATAAATTCAGACTAA